Genomic segment of Candidatus Omnitrophota bacterium:
GTTCATGCGAGAATATACATTAAACAAAAAATCGATATCATAGAGACAAAAGAAAAGCCAAACAGAATGGGAAAGACCGCAATGAACGAGAATACGGAGCATAATATCAGTTTGGGAAAAATATACATAGCGATGGGATGTTTTTTGTGTTTCTTCTCCCTTATTGTTTTGCTTTCGATTTTCTTTACGGATACGTTCATCGGAAAAATAACGAACTTAGGCGCGGGTTTGATTCTTTTGAGCGTCAGCGGTTTTATGGCGTACTCTGGCCGTAAGCTCAAAGCGAGCGGGGAATGCGATTCGTCCAAGTCATGAGGCAAATGATGAAAACCCGTGAAGAGATTATAGCGATATTATCCCAAAAGAAGCCGGAATGGGAAAAGCGTTTCCAACTCAAAAGCCTGGCTCTTTTCGGTTCGTTCGCCCGCGGGGATCAACTTGAGCAAAGCGATGTTGACATACTGGTCGAGGTCGATCCAAGCATCGGTCTAGAGTTCGTAACTTTAGCGGATAGCATTGAATCTTCGTTGGGAGTACCTGCTGACGTCGTATCCAAAAGGGCGATCAAACTACGCTATTGGAAAGAGATTGAAAACGACCTGATTTATGTCTAAACGGTCCGTCATACTCTTATTGGAAGATATATTGGATGCGATCGAAAGAATCGAACGCTTTACGCAAAACTTATCCTTTAAGGAGTATTTAATGGATGATAAAACTTCGAATGCGGTAACTTGGAATTTGGAAATCATTGGAGAAGCTGCCAATAGGATGCCAGATAGTTTCTTAGAGCAATATCCTATGATCGAATGGCGAAAGATTATTGGTTTGCGCCACCGAATCGTACATGAGTATTTTGGAATCGATTCCATGCTCGTTTGGCGAATTATCCAAAACGATCTTCCTAATTTAAAATCGTCTTTGCAAAGCATCCACAACCAAATGAATCAATAAACTCAAAACATATTTCCTTCCATTCGCATTACCCCCTCCACAAAACATCCGCCAGCGTAAAGACGAACAAGCCGATGCTGACGATTCCGTTGACGTTGAAGAAGGCGATGTTCACTTTGGATAGATCGTCCGGCTTTACTAAACTATGTTCGTAGAGAATCAGGGCGGCGAAAAGTGCGGCCCCAACGAAAAATATCCAACTCAATCCCGCCAGCCATCCAAAGAGGAAAATCAATCCGGCGCTGAGGATGTGCAAAACGAAGGCGATGCGCAGCGCGTCGCGTTTTCCGAACCGCACCACCAGCGAGTTCAGACCTATGCGCCGGTCGAATTCTTCGTCCATCAACGCATAGATCACGTCGAAACCCGCCACCCATAACAGCACGCCTCCCGCCAGAGCGATGGATGTCCAGCCAATGGTTCCCGTTACGCCCACCCACGCGCCAATCGGCGCAATGCCCAGCGACAAGCCCAGCACGAAATGCGAGAGGGATGTGAAGCGCTTGCAATAGGAATAGCCGCAAATTATCGCCAGCGCTAACGGAGAAAGCCGGAAGGCCAATGCATTCAAACAATACGCTCCCAGGACGAAAAGCAATGAAGAGAATAACCATAGAAGAATCGCTTCTTTCTTCGTAACAATTCCGGCGGGCAGATGCCGCATTTGGGTGCGCGGATTTTGCCAGTCGATATCGCAATCCACGATCCGGTTGAAGGTCATGGCGCTGGTGCGCGCCGCGATCATGCAGAACAAGATCCATCCCGTCTCCCGCCAGCCGGGAATCCCGCGCGCCGCCGCCGCCGCGCTGGCGAGAGCGAAGGGGAGCGCAAAGACGGTGTGGGAAAAACGCACCAAGCCCAGGTAATTTTTCAGCCTTTCCATTGATGAGGCAAAGATTCCGCCGTTCATAATTGTTTTAGCATGATTGATTTTTTTATGCAATTTTCAGCCGCCTTCTTCGCTGTGAGGTTTTGCGTTGCGCGGCTCGATATGGGGCTTTGTCGCTGTGGGATGGATTTCTCCCCATCCGCCTTGAATCAGAGGACGCCCATCGAATCCCAAATGCTCCAATACTCTTCCCACGATGAAATCCGCCAAATCCCGGATCGTGCGGGGTTGATGGTAAAAACCGGGACTAGCGGGCAGAATCGTCGCTCCAGCCTGCGTCAACGTCAGCATGTTTTGCAAATGGATTAGATTATACGGCGTTTCCCGGGGAACAAGGATCAAGGGACGGCGTTCTTTGAGCATCACGTCCGCCATCCGTCCGATCAAGGTCTCGGAAACGCCCGCCGCGATGCGTCCCAACGTCCCCATGCTGCAAGGAACGATCGCCGCCGCATCCAGGCCGTAGGAGCCGGAAGCGGGCGCAGCGCCCACATGGGAATAGTGATGATAAATCACCCATTCGTACAAGCGGTCGTCCAATCCCGCAATCCTGCCATTTTCCAAGTCGATCTCCACGCCCATCTCCAACCGCGCCGTATGCCGGGCGTTTTCGCTGATGGTGAGATGGACGACGGCGTTTCTTTGCGCCAGTTCTTCCAACAAGCGCAAACCGTAAATAACGCCGCTGGCGCCGGTGATGGCTAAACCGATTTTGCGATGATCGTTATACATTTTTCTGTTTGCAAGCCGCCGAATCAATTCAATCGATAGACATGAAAGTTCGATGGCTTAAAAATTATTGGCCTTACTATTTGCTTCGCCGTTGCCTAGAACGAAACGGATTAAAACAACAGTTATTGTCAATAACGCCTAGCAATCGTATGGATTAAGTATAAATATATTACGATGCGCTCCGATAATGAATGGGATGACGCCGAGGGGAATCCGCCGGTCGAAAAATCTTCGTTTATAAGGAGACGGAAGAAGACGGCGACAACCTCATGAATCTCTGCAAAATTAGTTTATAATTTATAAGCATCGAACATTCATGGCATGGAGGATGCGCCGTAAGACAATAGAACGAATTGCGGCGGCGTCCCTCCTGGCAGGTGATATTTAGCGCAAGCGGAAAAAGTATATCTTCGAGAAATTCTGAGACGGAGATTGGATATGGATGAGGATCGAACCGGTTTCGAGGCGGCGATATGGCTACACGCCATTATTATCGTCTGTTTTTATCTCGCCGCTTTCAGCGTCCTGGATTCCGTCGTTGGCCTTTTTTATTATTGGGCTTATTTGGCGGGAAAAGTCGACCCCGCTCTGTATCCGAAAATGTACTCTATTTTTGAGGAGGTCCAGCAGTCTCCATTTCCTTATTTGGCCATGAATTTCTATAATATCGTCGTCTGGAATGGAGTGATTGTTTGCTCGATCTGGCTTTTCCGTTATCATAAGTGGGCAAGAGTCGCCCTTTGCCGCTTATTGGAAATTGATATCGTCGTTACGGTTTTAGACCGAATATGGAAAACGTATCAGGGTAAAGGGGAGATCGATAATCCATGGTTATATATACTCTTCAATTGTTTGCAAGTTACCGCGATTGTCGCTCTTGCGCATCCTAAGATCATCGAAGTAACGGAACGGCTATCCCTGCTGAAAAAACAGTCCGCTTCGCTGCTGAAGAAAAACGATATCCAATGAGGGAGAAAGGTGGTTTCATTTGAAGATGGAAACAACCGAACTACGGCTCATTCTCCAAAACTGTTTTACCCCTCAAAAGCTGCAACGAATTCTTCACGACGTCTCTAAGGGACGGAAATTGATCGATTCGGCGGTGGAGGCGATTTTAAACGATAGCGAGGCGGGCGCCGAAATCGCCGGCATTCTCGACCGGGAATCGGAAAATCAACGCGAGAAGATTCGCTCTATGTCCGCCCGCGAACTGCGCAGCGGCTTTTCCGTCGATTTTTTGGAGCCAGGCAGAAAACTCGGCCTGATTTTATGGGCGCTCTTGCGCGACGACCGGTTAAGCGCGCGCACGCTCGCCCGAGAAATCGCGGTTCAATTCACCGAATCCCAAATAAAAGAAGAAGAGGAGGCCGTCATCGATTTCAATATGGGGAGTTTTTCACCCGAAGCCCGTGAAATTTTGGATGAAATCTCGGAAGAGATCGAAGAAGATCGGGAAGAAGCGGAAGAACCGGAAGAACTTCGTTTCGAGGAACAGGAAGAAAATGCTTACGAACCTGATCTTTCCGACGAAGACTTGGATATGGAGCGCATTCTGGCCGAATTGGAACAGGAAGAACGAAAGACTGCGCCGGATGAGGAAGATTCCAGCGTGGAAATCGAATTTCCGGAAGAGGAAGCCTTGGAAAATATCGAAATTCTCGATGTGGAGCCGGATATCGAAGAAGAGCCGGATATAGCCGGATTGATCGACGAATCTCTTCTTGACGAAGATGAAGAATCGATCGATTTGGATCTATCCGATCGACTCGTAGAGGAAGAAGAAGACATATCTCCCATAAGCATCGACGAAGAAATGTCGCGAGGAATGGAAGAAGTGGACAAATTGATCGCCGCTTTGGAAGAAGAGGATAAATCGTCCGTCCGAAAAGGCGTAACCACCGTTCCTATCGGCGGAGTAGAGATTTCTCTCGATTCGCTTCAACGAGCATGCGAACGCGTCTTCAACGAACCCGTCGAGCTGGTCACGGATGAAAACCTTACCCGCCAGGACAAGATCGTCGTCATCGGAAAACGATGCGGCCTCTATGTTCTTCAGGGACCTCGCTATAAGATCGAACCCGCACAGACTTCCTACGAACAATCGGGCGAGCCAATCGATATTTCTCCCGTCAGTCTACGGGCCGCTCTGTCCAAAATTCACGACGAAGAAGTGGAACTCGTTCCCGATCCCGATTTGCTCTCCGCTGGCATTATAGTATTTACAGGCAAACAAACAGGGCTTTCCGTCGTCAGCAACGCCATTACCAAGACGTCTCTGCCTCCTTGGGTGGGACCGGATTTGGAAGCGGAAATCGTTTCTCCCCGCCAAGCGGGTCCGAGCGCCATCGATGGAATGAATCGCAAAATCGTCGAATTGGAGAAGCGGATCGAATCTCTCGTCCATCGTCCGCCTCTTCCCGCCGCTCCCATAGTAATTCCAACCCCTCCGCCTCTCCCCAAAGCGAAAGAGCCGGAACCGGAGAAGGAAATGGAAGGCGATATCGCCGAAGAGGCTCTCTCTCTTGACGACATTGAGACGGAAGAGCTTGAACCTCTGCCTGAGGAAATTCCCCAGGCGGTTTTGGATGAATCGCTGGAAGAAGAGGAAGAGAGTGGAGTTTCGGCGCTGGACGAACTTCTATCCGAAGATATCGGCGGCGATCTCGACGCACTTCTTGAGGAAGAGACGGAGACCGCTGAAGAAGAAGCCGACGATGAGATGGCGGAATCGTTAGAAGAAGAAGTCTCCGAAGATTTGGAATTGCCAGGAAACGATTTGAATCTGGACGAATTGGACTTGGATGCTCTCGTCGAAATGGGCGAGGAGGAAGAAGAAGCAGATACGGCAGCGGAATCGGAGGAGGAAGAAGAAATCGCTGGGGGGGAAGATGAACTGGATCTTGATGCCCTCGATTTAGGCGAGGATTCCTTGGAAATGGGAGAACTGGACGAAGACGCCTTGGATGAGGCGCTCCTAGGCGAAGAGATTAGCGAAGAATCGTTGGGAGACGATCTCGGTCTGGATCTCGATGTTCTGCAAGAACTGGATAAAGAAGAGAAAAAAAGCGGATCGAAGAAGATTTTCAATGGCGACCGCATCCTGCTCCTTGGCGGCGAAAAGAAGCATGAAAAAGAGTATCAAAAAATCGTAAAAGAGTTGGGCGGAACCTGCGAATGGCATCTCGAAATGGACAATAAATCGAAGGATGAGATCAACGAGGCCGTCGACCGCGCCGACCTGATCGTAACGCTCGCTTCCATCGCCGATCCGGGCATTCTGCAAGCGGCCAGTTACGCCAAGGAAACCAACAAGCGGCTTTTCAAACATCATTCCGCCAATCCCAGCAGCGTAAAGAAGAAATTAACGCAACTTGTCGAGGAAGGAAAAGTATAATCCCCCAACCAAAAAGCACTTCTCATCTTGCCGCCTCTATGGGCGGCTTCCAATCCATATTTGCTGCGCCGAAAGAACGACTATAAGCGGCGCTAACGGCATGACGTTCAAATCCTCAATCGGACGCCAGTTAAATGCGTCCTCTTTTTGCTATTTTTGCTTCCCGCTCTAAAGGTTTCCTTCAAGTTGACGATAGTAGTAGAGACTTAGCCAGGGAAGGCTTGTAAGGGATCCAGGGACGGATCTTTGCCGGTCGAGGGTACGAGGGAAAAATGGAGCCGCTGCCTGCAATCGATGTCCGTTCTGGTAAGTTTGACCATCTTCCAAGCGAACGTCTCTTTTCAAAACAACTAGGCGCAAATCCTGTATCTTTAAAACCGAGTGGTGAAGAAAGCGGTCAGGAATCTTCACCCCCTCCTACAGACACTGTCGCTCTCACTAATGACCTTGAACCCGTCATAAGCCGAGTGAACAGCGGCGTCC
This window contains:
- a CDS encoding nucleotidyltransferase family protein; the protein is MRFVQVMRQMMKTREEIIAILSQKKPEWEKRFQLKSLALFGSFARGDQLEQSDVDILVEVDPSIGLEFVTLADSIESSLGVPADVVSKRAIKLRYWKEIENDLIYV
- a CDS encoding flavin prenyltransferase UbiX codes for the protein MYNDHRKIGLAITGASGVIYGLRLLEELAQRNAVVHLTISENARHTARLEMGVEIDLENGRIAGLDDRLYEWVIYHHYSHVGAAPASGSYGLDAAAIVPCSMGTLGRIAAGVSETLIGRMADVMLKERRPLILVPRETPYNLIHLQNMLTLTQAGATILPASPGFYHQPRTIRDLADFIVGRVLEHLGFDGRPLIQGGWGEIHPTATKPHIEPRNAKPHSEEGG
- a CDS encoding DUF2325 domain-containing protein, which gives rise to METTELRLILQNCFTPQKLQRILHDVSKGRKLIDSAVEAILNDSEAGAEIAGILDRESENQREKIRSMSARELRSGFSVDFLEPGRKLGLILWALLRDDRLSARTLAREIAVQFTESQIKEEEEAVIDFNMGSFSPEAREILDEISEEIEEDREEAEEPEELRFEEQEENAYEPDLSDEDLDMERILAELEQEERKTAPDEEDSSVEIEFPEEEALENIEILDVEPDIEEEPDIAGLIDESLLDEDEESIDLDLSDRLVEEEEDISPISIDEEMSRGMEEVDKLIAALEEEDKSSVRKGVTTVPIGGVEISLDSLQRACERVFNEPVELVTDENLTRQDKIVVIGKRCGLYVLQGPRYKIEPAQTSYEQSGEPIDISPVSLRAALSKIHDEEVELVPDPDLLSAGIIVFTGKQTGLSVVSNAITKTSLPPWVGPDLEAEIVSPRQAGPSAIDGMNRKIVELEKRIESLVHRPPLPAAPIVIPTPPPLPKAKEPEPEKEMEGDIAEEALSLDDIETEELEPLPEEIPQAVLDESLEEEEESGVSALDELLSEDIGGDLDALLEEETETAEEEADDEMAESLEEEVSEDLELPGNDLNLDELDLDALVEMGEEEEEADTAAESEEEEEIAGGEDELDLDALDLGEDSLEMGELDEDALDEALLGEEISEESLGDDLGLDLDVLQELDKEEKKSGSKKIFNGDRILLLGGEKKHEKEYQKIVKELGGTCEWHLEMDNKSKDEINEAVDRADLIVTLASIADPGILQAASYAKETNKRLFKHHSANPSSVKKKLTQLVEEGKV
- a CDS encoding DUF86 domain-containing protein, yielding MDAIERIERFTQNLSFKEYLMDDKTSNAVTWNLEIIGEAANRMPDSFLEQYPMIEWRKIIGLRHRIVHEYFGIDSMLVWRIIQNDLPNLKSSLQSIHNQMNQ
- a CDS encoding UbiA-like polyprenyltransferase; amino-acid sequence: MERLKNYLGLVRFSHTVFALPFALASAAAAARGIPGWRETGWILFCMIAARTSAMTFNRIVDCDIDWQNPRTQMRHLPAGIVTKKEAILLWLFSSLLFVLGAYCLNALAFRLSPLALAIICGYSYCKRFTSLSHFVLGLSLGIAPIGAWVGVTGTIGWTSIALAGGVLLWVAGFDVIYALMDEEFDRRIGLNSLVVRFGKRDALRIAFVLHILSAGLIFLFGWLAGLSWIFFVGAALFAALILYEHSLVKPDDLSKVNIAFFNVNGIVSIGLFVFTLADVLWRG